From Bacteroidales bacterium, a single genomic window includes:
- the pepT gene encoding peptidase T, translated as MNVIDRFLGYVKVDTQSDELTNLTPSTPGQMIFAQQLVKELIAIGLTDAEVDSNGYVMATLPANTDKELPTIGFIAHMDTSPDMTGHNVQPRIVEKYDGGDIVLCAEENIVLKTEDFPEILGYVGNDIIVTNGKTLLGADDKAGIAEIMTAMEYLIANPDIKHGKIRVAFTPDEEIGQGADHFDVKKFGADFAYTMDGSDQGIIEFENFNAALAKVTFKGRNVHPGYAKHKMVNALRVANQYAIMLPRWETPEHTEGYEGFYHLVGCEGSVEKTTLTYIIRDHDRDRFERRKKEFSHLVNKINKEFPGCASLDIRDQYYNMREMIEPVMHIIDLAKEAISNCGMEPKVEPIRGGTDGARLSFMGLPCPNLSAGGMNFHGRFEYISVQAMQNAVNVIVEIAKLVANK; from the coding sequence ATGAATGTTATAGACAGATTTTTAGGTTACGTTAAAGTTGATACCCAATCGGATGAATTAACTAACTTAACTCCAAGTACTCCAGGTCAGATGATTTTTGCACAACAATTGGTTAAGGAGCTGATTGCTATTGGTTTAACCGATGCTGAAGTTGACAGCAATGGTTATGTTATGGCTACTTTACCTGCTAACACCGATAAGGAGTTACCTACCATTGGTTTTATTGCTCATATGGATACTTCGCCCGATATGACTGGCCATAATGTTCAACCTCGTATTGTTGAGAAGTATGATGGTGGTGATATTGTTCTTTGTGCCGAAGAGAATATTGTTTTAAAGACTGAAGATTTCCCCGAAATTTTAGGTTATGTTGGTAACGATATTATTGTTACTAATGGTAAAACTCTTTTGGGTGCTGATGACAAAGCGGGTATTGCAGAGATTATGACAGCAATGGAGTATTTGATTGCCAACCCCGATATTAAACATGGTAAAATTAGGGTTGCTTTCACCCCTGATGAAGAGATTGGTCAAGGTGCCGACCACTTTGATGTTAAGAAGTTTGGTGCTGATTTTGCATATACTATGGACGGTAGTGACCAAGGTATTATTGAATTTGAAAACTTTAATGCTGCCCTTGCCAAAGTTACATTTAAAGGACGTAATGTTCACCCAGGTTATGCTAAACATAAAATGGTAAATGCTTTGCGTGTTGCCAACCAATATGCTATTATGCTACCTCGCTGGGAAACACCCGAACACACTGAGGGTTACGAAGGTTTCTATCACTTGGTTGGTTGCGAGGGATCTGTTGAGAAAACTACACTTACTTATATTATCAGGGACCACGATAGAGATCGTTTTGAGCGTCGCAAAAAAGAGTTCTCTCACTTGGTTAATAAAATCAATAAGGAGTTCCCTGGTTGTGCATCACTTGACATCAGAGACCAATACTACAATATGCGTGAGATGATTGAGCCTGTTATGCATATTATTGATCTTGCAAAAGAGGCTATCTCAAATTGTGGTATGGAACCAAAGGTTGAGCCTATTCGTGGTGGTACTGATGGTGCAAGACTTTCGTTTATGGGACTTCCCTGCCCCAACCTTTCGGCTGGCGGTATGAACTTCCACGGACGTTTTGAGTATATCTCAGTTCAGGCAATGCAAAATGCTGTGAATGTTATTGTTGAGATTGCCAAATTGGTTGCCAATAAATAG
- the miaA gene encoding tRNA (adenosine(37)-N6)-dimethylallyltransferase MiaA — translation MKNLIVILGPTSVGKTDLSIKCAERYGSPIISCDSRQMYKGMCIGTAAPNNDLLRRVKHYFIGNLELTDYYSAAIFEEEFMTLSSSLFKKHDTLVMCGGSMMYIDAVCKGIDEIPTITDEVRAKAVNDFNELGLDALCEELKLRDPELYKTIDLKNHKRVVHAIEVCRQTGKPFSDLRTNSKKERPFNIIKIGLNIERELLFERISKRTEQMIADGLIEESKMLLPFRNLNSLNTVGYKEIFAYFDGIFTLDEAIEKIKRNTRVYAKKQLTWFKRDKDIAWFNPHDTEAVFEHIDKLIRNEK, via the coding sequence ATGAAAAACTTAATAGTGATTTTAGGTCCTACGTCTGTTGGCAAAACAGATTTGAGCATTAAGTGTGCCGAGAGGTATGGCTCTCCAATTATTTCGTGCGACAGCAGACAGATGTATAAAGGTATGTGCATAGGCACTGCTGCTCCCAATAACGATTTACTCCGTAGGGTGAAACACTATTTTATTGGTAATTTAGAACTTACCGACTATTACAGTGCGGCTATATTTGAGGAGGAGTTTATGACTCTCTCCTCTTCTCTTTTTAAGAAACATGATACTTTGGTTATGTGCGGAGGCTCTATGATGTATATTGATGCTGTATGCAAGGGCATTGATGAAATTCCAACAATCACAGATGAAGTTAGAGCAAAAGCCGTAAACGACTTTAACGAATTGGGATTGGATGCACTATGCGAGGAACTTAAATTACGAGATCCAGAACTATACAAAACCATTGATCTTAAAAACCATAAACGAGTTGTCCATGCCATTGAGGTATGCAGACAAACGGGTAAACCCTTCTCTGATTTGCGTACTAACAGCAAAAAGGAGCGACCATTTAATATCATCAAGATTGGCTTAAATATTGAACGAGAACTTTTGTTTGAACGTATATCAAAACGCACTGAGCAGATGATTGCAGATGGTCTTATTGAAGAGAGTAAAATGCTTTTACCTTTCCGCAACTTAAACTCATTAAATACTGTTGGTTACAAAGAGATTTTCGCCTACTTCGATGGTATTTTCACACTTGATGAGGCAATTGAAAAGATTAAACGCAACACGCGTGTATATGCAAAAAAACAGCTCACTTGGTTTAAACGAGACAAAGATATTGCTTGGTTTAACCCCCATGACACAGAAGCCGTTTTTGAACATATTGATAAGCTAATTAGAAATGAGAAGTAA
- the mnmE gene encoding tRNA uridine-5-carboxymethylaminomethyl(34) synthesis GTPase MnmE has protein sequence MRADTTDTICAISTAPGVGGIAVVRISGPQAITITDKIYKNIKGITVAEQPTHTAKYGTITTSQGEVLDDVVVTLFKAPHSFTGDDTVEISCHGSQYIQQTLLSLLIENGCRLAMPGEYTRRAFINGKMDLAEAEGVADVIASTTAASHRVAINQMRGKFSSKLEELRAQMINFASLIELELDFSEEEVEFADRTQLTNLAQEISKEITTLSNSFATGNAIKNGIPVAIIGETNAGKSTLLNQLIGEERAIVSPIHGTTRDTIEDTINISGTLYRLIDTAGLRTTSDTIEQIGIERSYQKIEQSEIILWLTDITGTLPKNAEEIKQRSQGKKLLLLLNKCDKLTPEEQTAAQQKIAEQIGEEIPILTISAKNNSGIEELKQQLAQYTAAQQSISDTIVTNVRHYEALIKAGAAIQRTIDGLEINIPGDLLAQDIREAMHYIGEITGQISTTDLLQTIFSKFCIGK, from the coding sequence ATGAGAGCCGACACAACCGACACAATATGTGCCATATCAACAGCCCCAGGAGTAGGAGGAATAGCAGTAGTACGCATCAGCGGACCACAGGCAATAACCATAACAGATAAAATATATAAAAACATAAAAGGCATAACCGTAGCAGAGCAACCAACTCATACAGCAAAATACGGAACAATAACCACATCGCAAGGCGAAGTGTTGGATGATGTAGTAGTAACACTATTCAAAGCTCCACACTCGTTTACAGGTGATGATACAGTAGAAATCTCGTGTCATGGCTCACAATACATACAACAAACCCTTTTATCCCTTCTGATTGAAAACGGATGCCGATTAGCAATGCCAGGCGAATACACACGCCGAGCATTCATAAATGGCAAAATGGACTTGGCAGAAGCAGAAGGTGTTGCAGACGTAATAGCATCAACCACAGCAGCATCGCACCGCGTAGCCATAAACCAGATGCGAGGTAAATTCAGTAGCAAACTCGAGGAGTTACGCGCACAAATGATAAACTTTGCATCGCTCATAGAGTTGGAGTTAGACTTCTCAGAAGAAGAGGTCGAATTTGCCGACCGCACACAACTCACAAACCTTGCACAAGAGATATCAAAAGAGATAACCACTCTCAGCAACAGCTTTGCAACAGGTAACGCCATAAAAAATGGAATACCAGTCGCAATAATAGGCGAAACCAATGCAGGAAAATCAACACTCCTTAACCAACTAATAGGTGAGGAGAGAGCCATTGTATCGCCCATACATGGCACAACGCGCGATACCATTGAAGATACCATAAACATATCAGGAACACTCTATCGCTTGATAGATACAGCAGGACTCCGTACCACAAGCGATACCATAGAGCAGATAGGAATAGAACGCAGTTATCAAAAAATAGAGCAATCAGAAATAATCCTTTGGCTCACCGATATAACAGGTACACTACCTAAAAATGCCGAAGAGATAAAACAACGCTCACAAGGCAAAAAACTACTACTTTTGCTTAACAAATGCGATAAACTAACACCCGAAGAGCAAACCGCAGCACAACAAAAAATAGCAGAGCAAATAGGTGAGGAGATACCCATACTAACCATATCTGCAAAAAACAATAGTGGCATAGAGGAGTTAAAGCAACAACTCGCACAATACACCGCTGCACAACAATCAATAAGCGACACAATAGTAACCAATGTACGTCATTACGAAGCCCTGATAAAAGCAGGAGCAGCCATACAACGCACCATCGATGGATTAGAGATAAATATCCCTGGCGACCTACTTGCACAAGACATACGCGAAGCAATGCACTACATCGGTGAAATAACAGGTCAAATCAGCACCACTGACCTACTACAAACCATCTTCTCAAAGTTTTGCATTGGGAAATGA
- a CDS encoding DUF3696 domain-containing protein, whose product MIKRINVINFKSIKSIELIPTSLNLFMGLNGMGKSTVIQSLLILRQSLKSDLTQLCLNGDLVEIGRGKDALYNFADIEKIHFNIGFVNCNQDREYSLDVGYAYSSKSDILNQMESHIDPEVYKEALFTNNFVFLNADRLSPSTTYKMSYDEVANNYTIGIHGELAAHFLSMYGDKLIVPHHLCLETASSNKLIDQVQEWMKAITPGVNIVTEELSQIDKVILSYDFHTDTISTNRIRPTNVGFGISYILPVIVACLSGIHKLVLIENPEAHLHPKGQAKMGELIARCAASGVQLFVETHSDHIVNGLRVAVKEKIIAPKQVGINYFTKNIENGESYTVNTPIKIGINGELSYYPQDFIDEWENQLMKLI is encoded by the coding sequence ATGATAAAAAGAATAAATGTAATAAACTTTAAGTCGATTAAATCTATCGAACTTATTCCAACATCACTAAATCTATTTATGGGCTTGAATGGAATGGGTAAGTCTACTGTTATACAATCATTGTTGATTCTTCGTCAAAGTTTAAAATCTGACTTAACTCAGTTATGTCTTAACGGCGATTTGGTTGAGATTGGAAGAGGCAAAGATGCATTATATAATTTTGCAGATATAGAGAAAATCCATTTTAATATTGGTTTTGTTAATTGTAATCAAGATCGCGAGTATTCTCTTGATGTGGGTTATGCATATTCATCTAAAAGTGATATTCTTAATCAGATGGAATCCCATATAGATCCAGAGGTTTATAAGGAAGCATTATTTACAAATAATTTTGTTTTTCTTAATGCAGATAGATTATCACCATCAACAACCTACAAAATGTCATATGACGAAGTTGCCAACAATTATACCATAGGTATTCATGGAGAACTTGCCGCTCATTTTTTGTCAATGTATGGAGATAAACTTATTGTACCTCATCATCTTTGTCTTGAAACAGCATCTTCCAATAAGTTAATTGATCAGGTACAAGAATGGATGAAGGCTATTACTCCGGGAGTGAATATTGTAACAGAAGAATTATCTCAAATAGACAAAGTAATCTTATCATATGATTTCCATACAGATACAATTTCAACAAATAGAATTCGTCCCACAAATGTAGGATTTGGTATTTCGTATATATTGCCTGTAATTGTAGCATGTTTAAGTGGCATCCATAAACTTGTTCTGATAGAAAATCCTGAGGCACATCTTCATCCTAAGGGACAAGCTAAAATGGGCGAATTGATTGCAAGGTGCGCAGCTTCTGGTGTCCAATTATTTGTGGAAACTCATAGTGATCATATTGTAAATGGATTGCGCGTAGCAGTAAAAGAAAAAATCATAGCTCCAAAACAAGTTGGGATTAATTACTTTACAAAAAACATAGAAAACGGAGAGAGTTATACAGTTAATACTCCTATTAAAATTGGAATAAATGGAGAATTAAGCTATTATCCACAAGATTTTATTGATGAATGGGAGAATCAATTGATGAAACTAATATAA
- a CDS encoding DNA/RNA non-specific endonuclease: MAKKGKTIPKNKKKPTKKKKTTKPQKQERDLMWLFLKILLVVAIVIVIIILVKRYSKPSIPQQIESELVETEVDTESSKQEVVIKEPKKEEPQKRVVVSYSNLEIPKWETTTSQQLVTNIGYTSSYNTSYGIPNWVAYEITRSEATSTEAERKDKFMPDPKVKGRSATNADYKGSGYDKGHMAPAADMKWSQIVMDQSFYFTNICPQAPGLNRGAWKNLEEDIRLWAIRDSALVVICGPLFTQEPVRYIPQTQVAIPDAYFKVVCSPYTPEPRGIAFIFPNAKASKHPREYVTTINSVEQITGMDFLSQLPDETENKIEETSNYTLWE; the protein is encoded by the coding sequence ATGGCAAAAAAAGGAAAAACCATACCTAAAAATAAAAAGAAACCTACTAAAAAGAAGAAAACCACAAAGCCTCAAAAGCAAGAGAGAGATTTAATGTGGCTCTTTTTGAAGATACTATTGGTAGTAGCAATAGTGATAGTTATAATAATATTAGTAAAACGATATAGCAAACCATCTATCCCACAACAAATTGAGTCAGAGTTAGTAGAAACAGAGGTTGATACAGAAAGCTCAAAGCAAGAAGTTGTTATAAAAGAGCCTAAAAAAGAGGAGCCACAAAAGAGAGTAGTGGTATCATATTCAAACCTTGAAATACCCAAGTGGGAAACCACAACATCGCAACAGTTAGTAACAAATATAGGATATACGTCATCATATAACACATCATATGGAATACCAAATTGGGTAGCATATGAAATAACACGAAGTGAAGCAACAAGCACAGAGGCAGAGCGAAAAGATAAATTTATGCCCGATCCCAAAGTAAAAGGACGCAGTGCAACAAATGCCGATTACAAAGGAAGTGGGTATGATAAAGGACACATGGCACCAGCAGCCGATATGAAATGGAGTCAAATTGTAATGGATCAATCGTTCTATTTCACAAATATCTGTCCCCAAGCACCAGGACTAAACAGAGGAGCATGGAAAAACCTTGAAGAAGATATCCGCCTATGGGCAATACGTGATAGTGCATTGGTAGTAATATGCGGACCATTATTTACCCAAGAACCAGTACGATACATACCTCAAACACAAGTGGCAATACCCGATGCCTATTTTAAAGTAGTATGTTCGCCATACACACCTGAGCCACGAGGAATAGCATTTATATTCCCAAACGCAAAAGCATCTAAACACCCACGTGAGTATGTAACAACAATAAACAGCGTAGAGCAGATAACAGGAATGGACTTCCTGTCTCAACTACCTGATGAAACAGAAAACAAAATAGAAGAAACAAGTAATTACACCCTTTGGGAATAA